In Salarias fasciatus chromosome 2, fSalaFa1.1, whole genome shotgun sequence, one genomic interval encodes:
- the LOC115397758 gene encoding protocadherin alpha-C2-like: MQSRERYVALIIFFSLLDRVSPSVTHYSITEEMEEGSVVANLATDLGLAVKTLNQRKMRLDLLASKKYLDVNKETGELYVVEKIDREYLCTKTLTVCYLKMEVILENPVRIFNIEMEIMDINDNAPHFRRDVIHLDISEATPAAERFSLSNAVDPDVGTNSVKTYHLSASDFFTIEVQTGRDGSKFADLILKRNLDREQQAVHNLILTAVDGGTPARSGTASVIVQVLDTNDNPPTFEKSMYSVKILENSPIGSLVIDLDAKDLDEGANSEITYTYSLYTQERTQETFNLNPTTGEITVKGMLNYEDFKIYDMEVIATDKGTNSLSGQCTIKIVVEDMNDNHPEISIKSFQSPVNENIELDTVIAVVSVSDKDSGDNGIVDLSIPKNMPFKLRESSDNYYELVVSEPLDREKVTEYDITFTVTDRGSPPLSDNETMTLELLDVNDNVPQFPQSFYTIRVMENNAPGALLSSLTAFDPDLHENQYLVYFIIEKEIANTSMSMLFSINPENGNLYALKTFDYEIEKEFLFHIEARDSGSPPLSSNVTVHIIIVDQNDNAPVIVSPWRAHGSVVEEKIPRSTDKGSLVAKVIALDTDSVHNSRITYQFLQVTDATLFSLDQYNGEIRTMRMFSYRDPRHQRLVVVAKDNGQPALSATVTIKLSTVETAVKAYSDMTEMPLEYDIFSDLNLYLVIGLGSVSFLLLITILVTIVLKCQKPKPSKTAAPCRNSVISERNSTIADSTLVSNDAYWYSLFLAETRKGKLVVRQPMPKGSRYIVSSIPRGTGLTDTSDSAASTLQV, from the coding sequence ATGCAGTCACGGGAAAGGTACGTGGCattgattattttcttttctttgcttgATCGAGTCTCCCCATCAGTAACTCATTATTCCATAACGGAGGAGATGGAAGAGGGCTCAGTCGTAGCAAACCTTGCTACGGATCTCGGCTTGGCTGTGAAGACGCTAAATCAGAGGAAAATGCGCCTCGACCTTCTTGCCAGCAAAAAATATCTGGACGTGAACAAAGAGACTGGTGAACTGTATGTTGTTGAGAAGATTGACAGAGAATATCTCTGCACGAAAACGCTGACAGTTTGCTACTTGAAGATGGAAGTGATACTTGAAAATCCTGTGCGTATATTTAACATTGAAATGGAAATTATGGATATAAATGATAACGCGCCTCACTTCCGACGAGACGTCATACATTTAGACATCTCTGAGGCGACGCCCGCTGCGGAAAGGTTTTCTCTGAGCAACGCAGTTGATCCTGATGTCGGGACTAATTCTGTGAAAACATATCATCTAAGCGCCAGTGATTTTTTTACGATTGAAGTCCAAACTGGGAGGGATGGGTCAAAGTTTGCAGATTTAATCCTCAAAAGGAATTTAGATCGAGAGCAGCAGGCTGTTCATAATTTGATTCTTACAGCTGTAGATGGAGGAACACCTGCTCGATCTGGTACTGCCAGTGTCATTGTTCAGGTTTTAGATACAAACGATAATCCACCGACTTTTGAAAAATCAATGTATAGTGTAAAAATCTTGGAAAATTCTCCCATTGGAAGTCTGGTAATTGATCTTGATGCAAAGGATTTAGATGAAGGTGCAAATTCTGAAATTACATACACATACAGTTTATATACACAGGAGAGGACACAAGAAACCTTTAACTTGAATCCTACAACTGGTGAAATTACAGTTAAAGGAATGTTAAATTATGAGGATTTCAAAATTTATGACATGGAAGTAATAGCAACTGACAAAGGAACAAATAGTTTATCAGGACAATGTACCATTAAGATTGTTGTTGAGGACATGAATGACAACCACCCAGAAATATCTATCAAATCATTTCAGAGTCCTGTGAATGAAAATATAGAATTAGACACAGTTATAGCTGTAGTTAGTGTTAGTGATAAAGACTCAGGTGATAATGGCATTGTTGATTTAAGCATTCCTAAAAATATGCCTTTCAAACTGAGGGAGTCCTCTGATAACTATTATGAATTAGTGGTGTCGGAGCCATTAGACCGTGAGAAAGTCACAGAATATGATATCACGTTCACTGTCACAGACAGAGGCTCTCCTCCTTTATCTGACAATGAAACCATGACTTTAGAGCTGCTGGATGTCAATGACAATGTTCCACAGTTCCCACAGTCATTTTATACCATACGTGTAATGGAGAATAATGCACCTGGAGCCTTGCTCAGCTCCCTCACGGCCTTTGACCCTGACCTCCATGAAAACCAGTATCTAGTTTATTTCATCATAGAGAAGGAGATAGCCAACACCTCCATGTCCATGCTGTTCTCCATCAATCCAGAGAACGGGAATCTTTATGCACTAAAAACTTTTGACTATGAGATTGAGAAGGAGTTTCTTTTCCACATCGAGGCCCGAGACTCtggctctcctccactcagcagcaatGTGACTGTTCACATCATTATTGTGGACCAGAATGACAACGCTCCAGTCATTGTCTCTCCGTGGCGTGCTCACGGCTCAGTGGTGGAGGAAAAGATCCCCAGATCCACTGATAAAGGCTCCCTGGTGGCCAAAGTCATCGCTTTGGACACAGACTCAGTGCACAACTCTCGGATTACCTACCAGTTTCTCCAGGTGACTGACGCCACCTTGTTCAGCCTGGATCAATACAACGGAGAGATCCGGACCATGAGGATGTTCAGCTACAGAGATCCACGCCACCAGCGGCTGGTTGTTGTTGCCAAAGACAACGGgcagcctgctctgtctgctaCAGTCACCATCAAGCTGTCCACAGTGGAGACTGCAGTGAAGGCCTACTCTGACATGACTGAGATGCCTCTGGAATATGACATCTTCTCAGACCTCAACCTGTACTTGGTGATCGGTCTGGGTTCAGTttcctttctgctgctcatcaccATTCTGGTCACCATCGTGCTCAAGTGTCAGAAACCCAAGCCcagcaaaacagctgctccctgCAGGAACAGTGTGATCAGTGAGCGGAACTCCACCATCGCTGACTCCACTCTGGTGTCCAACGACGCCTACTGGTACAGTCTGTTTCTGGCTGAGACCAGGAAAGGAAAGCTGGTGGTCAGACAGCCTATGCCCAAGGGCTCCAGATACATCGTGTCCAGCATCCCGAGAGGGACAGGACTGACTGACACGAGTGACTCAGCAGCATCCACTCTGCAGGTATGa